A region from the Methylocystis iwaonis genome encodes:
- the mutT gene encoding 8-oxo-dGTP diphosphatase MutT encodes MKLLLVVACALVDADNRVLIAQRPEGKQLAGLWEFPGGKIDPGERPEDALIRELAEELGITVKAPCLAPLTFASHAYEEFHLLMPLYVCRKWEGFVTPAEGQAVKWARARDLRKYDMPPADAPLIAPLIDLLG; translated from the coding sequence ATGAAACTCCTTCTCGTCGTCGCTTGCGCGCTTGTCGACGCCGATAATCGCGTGCTGATCGCGCAGCGTCCCGAGGGCAAGCAGCTTGCGGGACTATGGGAGTTTCCCGGCGGCAAGATCGATCCCGGCGAGCGGCCCGAGGATGCGCTGATCCGCGAGCTTGCGGAGGAGCTGGGCATTACGGTGAAGGCGCCTTGCCTCGCGCCGCTCACTTTCGCGAGCCACGCCTATGAAGAGTTCCATCTCCTCATGCCGCTTTATGTCTGCCGCAAATGGGAGGGCTTCGTGACGCCCGCGGAGGGCCAGGCGGTGAAATGGGCGCGCGCGCGGGATTTGCGCAAATATGACATGCCGCCCGCCGACGCGCCGCTCATTGCGCCGCTGATCGATCTGCTTGGGTAG
- a CDS encoding carboxypeptidase regulatory-like domain-containing protein, whose product MFLSRLFLILLPLPLLACNSTSASPPQARFDAAEAAFLDKPGKAAIHGQAFLPDKTGAHVHYAMGEVVRLIPLTSYAQARLDYYFHGAKFAPASSIPKNDPDPDYVAHTRTTKAGPTGQFKFENVPPGRYYLSTQVIWKPEQSFVTEGGLIYEEATVTGAETKPVEVVISGK is encoded by the coding sequence ATGTTTCTATCGCGTCTTTTCCTTATTCTCCTTCCTCTCCCCCTCCTCGCCTGCAATTCGACGTCCGCCTCGCCGCCACAGGCGCGCTTCGACGCAGCCGAGGCCGCCTTTCTCGACAAGCCCGGCAAGGCCGCGATTCATGGCCAGGCTTTCCTGCCGGATAAAACGGGCGCGCATGTTCACTACGCGATGGGCGAAGTCGTGCGGCTGATACCGTTGACGAGCTACGCCCAGGCGCGCCTCGATTATTATTTCCACGGCGCCAAATTCGCGCCCGCCTCGTCCATCCCGAAGAACGACCCCGACCCGGATTATGTCGCCCACACCCGCACGACCAAGGCCGGGCCGACCGGGCAATTCAAGTTCGAAAACGTGCCGCCGGGCCGCTACTATCTGTCCACGCAGGTGATCTGGAAGCCTGAGCAGTCCTTTGTGACGGAAGGCGGCCTGATATATGAGGAAGCCACAGTGACCGGCGCCGAGACCAAGCCGGTCGAAGTCGTTATCTCCGGCAAATAG